One genomic window of Onychostoma macrolepis isolate SWU-2019 chromosome 25, ASM1243209v1, whole genome shotgun sequence includes the following:
- the incenp gene encoding inner centromere protein A isoform X1 — MSSLPETTRSLMEIFNGKLQDFTNEIDNVHMVWLEEIQQEAYRMFSSDFSTEPELMPKTPSQKKTNRRKRVSMELNESRSKRRFSKGKRSNLRRSSVQMTLNSISELITHVSTDSSESLMEEPSRRTRRNKTTATAETEPVKRSTRNKGGAKAKEAEEVAESIPDVNEAIEVQDSGSKQNQILVSEAMVKIPSSERLSADSLLNAGVSPGRSANKIPIAASGLQTTPQGSSRTSARRSLVVRRSLVGLRHSMTQEAVRRASRRSFLKKKAKLGNSTCSSSVSEDICMDVETEEMENKDEQVDAPQMGTEPATESKPEPEMVQTEEPEPEKTEEMEPEVKDKLPEEIAESPSTTENCRFTRSMARNSETDGSGGSKSKGDGRPTRSGTKRHAAQEISTPKKKQSPPKKCLTSIAPHMRSFVHTVQKNQMLMMTPGSLGRSTIMKSFIKQSATKTDTKLGSGSVERERQKWDALNKKIEQENERKKKVEEERRKKQEEIKRKRDERLKRVVEARVKSEKEKEQEKKKKIEEKMAQLEKKNDMLRVERLAEEKAKKKVASKRQEELELRKKQEEAARQKKLQQVEEEERRHQEMLAKRKAEEEREKARKLAEATRALELKKEQEREKEKERERERERERERERERQAAAEKERLEREKAIALQKELERAAREKEKREMEEKRKMEERRKAEEEREAQQKRAAAAASAPAPPIITAQNSVLNPPFGKGAAHSKTIDHGPGLNVTVDIENSVLNTPVGKGAAHNKTIDHGPGLNVTVDIEQSPQSYQITPKGQKASVLANPEDYGMDQNSDDSTDDESAPRKPIPSWAEGMQLQQAIMKQYYNPLDLDSYFGEPEPPKLEEIFRRTKPRFFKRTSSAVWHSPPRLGNLGN; from the exons ATGAGTTCCTTGCCGGAGACCACGCGCTCCCTCATGGAGATTTTTAATGGGAAACTGCAGGATTTTACCAATGAAATTGACAATGTCCACATGGTGTGGCTGGAGGAGATCCAGCAGGAAGCTTATCGCATGTTTTCCAG TGACTTCAGCACCGAGCCAGAACTCATGCCAAAGACTCCGTCACAGAAAAAGACAAACCGCAGGAAGCGAGTGTCGATGGAGCTCAATGAGTCTCGCAGCAAAAGACG TTTCTCCAAGGGGAAGCGCAGCAACCTGCGTCGTTCCTCGGTCCAGATGACCCTGAACTCCATCTCTGAACTCATTACGCATGTGTCGACCGACAGCTCCGAGAGCCTGATGGAGGAACCTTCTCGCCGCACGCGTCGCAACAAAACCACTGCCACGGCTGAAACCGAACCTGTCAAGCGCAGCACCCGTAACAAAGGTGGCGCCAAAGCTAAGGAGGCGGAAGAAGTGGCAGAGAGCATTCCAGATGTGAATGAAGCCATTGAGGTGCAGGATTCAGGCTCCAAGCAGAATCAGATCCTGGTGTCTGAAGCCATGGTGAAGATTCCCTCCTCGGAGCGGCTGAGTGCAGATTCGCTGCTGAATGCTGGTGTGTCTCCGGGCCGATCCGCTAATAAAATCCCCATCGCTGCATCTGGGTTGCAGACGACACCTCAGGGTTCATCTCGGACGTCAGCTCGGCGCTCGCTGGTGGTACGCCGTTCTCTGGTGGGCCTCAGACATAGCATGACCCAGGAAGCTGTTCGCAGGGCATCCCGGCGCTCTTTCCTGAAGAAGAAAGCCAAACTGGGAAACTCGACCTGCAGCAGCTCCGTCAGCG AGGACATCTGTATGGATGTTGAAACTGAGGAAATGGAGAACAAAGATGAACA GGTTGATGCACCGCAAATGGGCACTGAACCAGCTACTGAATCCAAACCTGAACCAGAAATGGTTCAAACTGAG GAACCTGAACCTGAGAAGACTGAAGAAATGGAACCTGAGGTAAAAGACAAACTTCCAGAAGAGATTGCTGAATCTCCTAGCACCACTGAGAACTGTCGCTTCACACGATCCATGGCCCGTAATTCAGAAACAG ATGGCAGTGGAGGGTCAAAATCCAAAGGAGATGGCCG GCCTACGCGTTCAGGCACGAAGCGTCATGCGGCTCAGGAAATAAGCACACCCAAGAAGAAACAGTCTCCTCCAAAGAAGTGCCTCACG AGTATCGCTCCACACATGCGCTCGTTCGTGCACACGGTGCAGAAGAACCAGATGCTGATGATGACGCCTGGGTCTCTGGGCCGCAGCACCATCATGAAATCCTTCATCAAACAATCTGCCACCAAAACTGACACCAAG TTGGGTTCTGGCTCTGTG GAGCGAGAACGGCAGAAGTGGGACGCCTTGAACAAGAAAATAGAACAAGAGAATGAGCGAAAGAAAAAGGTTGAGGAGGAGAGACGAAAGAAACAGGAAGAAATTAAAAG GAAGCGGGATGAGCGTTTGAAACGGGTTGTTGAGGCTCGAGTAAAAAGTGAAAAGGAGAAGGAgcaggaaaagaaaaagaagattgAAGAAAAGATGGCACAGCTGGAGAAGAAAAATGACATG ctgcGTGTTGAGCGGTTGGCTGAGGAGAAAGCCAAGAAGAAGGTGGCCAGTAAACGACAGGAAGAGCTGGAGCTCCGCAAGAAACAGGAAGAGGCAGCCAGACAAAAGAAACTTCAGCAAGTT GAGGAAGAGGAGCGGCGACACCAGGAGATGCTGGCCAAACGCAAGGCTGAAGAGGAACGAGAGAAGGCCCGCAAACTGGCCGAGGCCACACGTGCTCTGGAGCTGAAGAAGGAACAAGAGCGGGAGAAAGAGAAGGAGCGCGAACGAGAGCGGGAAAGAGAACGCGAGCGGGAGCGAGAAAGACAGGCTGCAGCTGAGAA AGAAAGACTAGAGAGAGAGAAGGCTATCGCTCTTCAGAAGGAACTGGAGAGAGCagccagagagaaagagaagagggAGATGGAGGAGAAGAGGAAGATG GAAGAGCGCCGGAAGGCTGAAGAGGAGAGGGAAGCCCAACAGAAACGTGCTGCAGCTGCAGCCTCTGCCCCGGCGCCCCCTATAATTACAGCACAG AACTCTGTTCTAAATCCTCCATTTGGGAAAGGAGCTGCTCACAGTAAGACCATAGATCACGGACCTGGACTCAACGTGACCGTGGATATTGAG AACTCTGTTCTAAATACTCCAGTTGGGAAAGGAGCTGCTCACAATAAGACCATAGATCACGGACCTGGACTCAACGTGACCGTGGACATTGAG CAATCTCCACAGTCATACCAGATCACCCCAAAGGGCCAGAAAGCGTCTGTTTTAGCGAATCCTGAAGATTATGGCATGGACCAGAACAGCGACGACTCAACAGATGATGAATCTGCACCCAGAAAACCCATCCCATCCTGGGCTGAGG GTATGCAGTTGCAGCAAGCTATTATGAAGCAATATTACAATCCACTGGATCTCGATTCATATTTCGGAGAGCCTGAACCACCCAAACTGGAGGAGATCTTCAGGCGGACCAAACCTCGCTTCTTTAAACGCACTAGCTCTGCCGTCTGGCATTCTCCA
- the incenp gene encoding inner centromere protein isoform X3, translating into MSSLPETTRSLMEIFNGKLQDFTNEIDNVHMVWLEEIQQEAYRMFSSDFSTEPELMPKTPSQKKTNRRKRVSMELNESRSKRRFSKGKRSNLRRSSVQMTLNSISELITHVSTDSSESLMEEPSRRTRRNKTTATAETEPVKRSTRNKGGAKAKEAEEVAESIPDVNEAIEVQDSGSKQNQILVSEAMVKIPSSERLSADSLLNAGVSPGRSANKIPIAASGLQTTPQGSSRTSARRSLVVRRSLVGLRHSMTQEAVRRASRRSFLKKKAKLGNSTCSSSVSEDICMDVETEEMENKDEQVDAPQMGTEPATESKPEPEMVQTEEPEPEKTEEMEPEVKDKLPEEIAESPSTTENCRFTRSMARNSETDGSGGSKSKGDGRPTRSGTKRHAAQEISTPKKKQSPPKKCLTSIAPHMRSFVHTVQKNQMLMMTPGSLGRSTIMKSFIKQSATKTDTKLGSGSVERERQKWDALNKKIEQENERKKKVEEERRKKQEEIKRKRDERLKRVVEARVKSEKEKEQEKKKKIEEKMAQLEKKNDMLRVERLAEEKAKKKVASKRQEELELRKKQEEAARQKKLQQVEEEERRHQEMLAKRKAEEEREKARKLAEATRALELKKEQEREKEKERERERERERERERERQAAAEKERLEREKAIALQKELERAAREKEKREMEEKRKMEERRKAEEEREAQQKRAAAAASAPAPPIITAQNSVLNPPFGKGAAHSKTIDHGPGLNVTVDIEQSPQSYQITPKGQKASVLANPEDYGMDQNSDDSTDDESAPRKPIPSWAEGMQLQQAIMKQYYNPLDLDSYFGEPEPPKLEEIFRRTKPRFFKRTSSAVWHSPPRLGNLGN; encoded by the exons ATGAGTTCCTTGCCGGAGACCACGCGCTCCCTCATGGAGATTTTTAATGGGAAACTGCAGGATTTTACCAATGAAATTGACAATGTCCACATGGTGTGGCTGGAGGAGATCCAGCAGGAAGCTTATCGCATGTTTTCCAG TGACTTCAGCACCGAGCCAGAACTCATGCCAAAGACTCCGTCACAGAAAAAGACAAACCGCAGGAAGCGAGTGTCGATGGAGCTCAATGAGTCTCGCAGCAAAAGACG TTTCTCCAAGGGGAAGCGCAGCAACCTGCGTCGTTCCTCGGTCCAGATGACCCTGAACTCCATCTCTGAACTCATTACGCATGTGTCGACCGACAGCTCCGAGAGCCTGATGGAGGAACCTTCTCGCCGCACGCGTCGCAACAAAACCACTGCCACGGCTGAAACCGAACCTGTCAAGCGCAGCACCCGTAACAAAGGTGGCGCCAAAGCTAAGGAGGCGGAAGAAGTGGCAGAGAGCATTCCAGATGTGAATGAAGCCATTGAGGTGCAGGATTCAGGCTCCAAGCAGAATCAGATCCTGGTGTCTGAAGCCATGGTGAAGATTCCCTCCTCGGAGCGGCTGAGTGCAGATTCGCTGCTGAATGCTGGTGTGTCTCCGGGCCGATCCGCTAATAAAATCCCCATCGCTGCATCTGGGTTGCAGACGACACCTCAGGGTTCATCTCGGACGTCAGCTCGGCGCTCGCTGGTGGTACGCCGTTCTCTGGTGGGCCTCAGACATAGCATGACCCAGGAAGCTGTTCGCAGGGCATCCCGGCGCTCTTTCCTGAAGAAGAAAGCCAAACTGGGAAACTCGACCTGCAGCAGCTCCGTCAGCG AGGACATCTGTATGGATGTTGAAACTGAGGAAATGGAGAACAAAGATGAACA GGTTGATGCACCGCAAATGGGCACTGAACCAGCTACTGAATCCAAACCTGAACCAGAAATGGTTCAAACTGAG GAACCTGAACCTGAGAAGACTGAAGAAATGGAACCTGAGGTAAAAGACAAACTTCCAGAAGAGATTGCTGAATCTCCTAGCACCACTGAGAACTGTCGCTTCACACGATCCATGGCCCGTAATTCAGAAACAG ATGGCAGTGGAGGGTCAAAATCCAAAGGAGATGGCCG GCCTACGCGTTCAGGCACGAAGCGTCATGCGGCTCAGGAAATAAGCACACCCAAGAAGAAACAGTCTCCTCCAAAGAAGTGCCTCACG AGTATCGCTCCACACATGCGCTCGTTCGTGCACACGGTGCAGAAGAACCAGATGCTGATGATGACGCCTGGGTCTCTGGGCCGCAGCACCATCATGAAATCCTTCATCAAACAATCTGCCACCAAAACTGACACCAAG TTGGGTTCTGGCTCTGTG GAGCGAGAACGGCAGAAGTGGGACGCCTTGAACAAGAAAATAGAACAAGAGAATGAGCGAAAGAAAAAGGTTGAGGAGGAGAGACGAAAGAAACAGGAAGAAATTAAAAG GAAGCGGGATGAGCGTTTGAAACGGGTTGTTGAGGCTCGAGTAAAAAGTGAAAAGGAGAAGGAgcaggaaaagaaaaagaagattgAAGAAAAGATGGCACAGCTGGAGAAGAAAAATGACATG ctgcGTGTTGAGCGGTTGGCTGAGGAGAAAGCCAAGAAGAAGGTGGCCAGTAAACGACAGGAAGAGCTGGAGCTCCGCAAGAAACAGGAAGAGGCAGCCAGACAAAAGAAACTTCAGCAAGTT GAGGAAGAGGAGCGGCGACACCAGGAGATGCTGGCCAAACGCAAGGCTGAAGAGGAACGAGAGAAGGCCCGCAAACTGGCCGAGGCCACACGTGCTCTGGAGCTGAAGAAGGAACAAGAGCGGGAGAAAGAGAAGGAGCGCGAACGAGAGCGGGAAAGAGAACGCGAGCGGGAGCGAGAAAGACAGGCTGCAGCTGAGAA AGAAAGACTAGAGAGAGAGAAGGCTATCGCTCTTCAGAAGGAACTGGAGAGAGCagccagagagaaagagaagagggAGATGGAGGAGAAGAGGAAGATG GAAGAGCGCCGGAAGGCTGAAGAGGAGAGGGAAGCCCAACAGAAACGTGCTGCAGCTGCAGCCTCTGCCCCGGCGCCCCCTATAATTACAGCACAG AACTCTGTTCTAAATCCTCCATTTGGGAAAGGAGCTGCTCACAGTAAGACCATAGATCACGGACCTGGACTCAACGTGACCGTGGATATTGAG CAATCTCCACAGTCATACCAGATCACCCCAAAGGGCCAGAAAGCGTCTGTTTTAGCGAATCCTGAAGATTATGGCATGGACCAGAACAGCGACGACTCAACAGATGATGAATCTGCACCCAGAAAACCCATCCCATCCTGGGCTGAGG GTATGCAGTTGCAGCAAGCTATTATGAAGCAATATTACAATCCACTGGATCTCGATTCATATTTCGGAGAGCCTGAACCACCCAAACTGGAGGAGATCTTCAGGCGGACCAAACCTCGCTTCTTTAAACGCACTAGCTCTGCCGTCTGGCATTCTCCA
- the incenp gene encoding inner centromere protein isoform X2 — protein MSSLPETTRSLMEIFNGKLQDFTNEIDNVHMVWLEEIQQEAYRMFSSDFSTEPELMPKTPSQKKTNRRKRVSMELNESRSKRRFSKGKRSNLRRSSVQMTLNSISELITHVSTDSSESLMEEPSRRTRRNKTTATAETEPVKRSTRNKGGAKAKEAEEVAESIPDVNEAIEVQDSGSKQNQILVSEAMVKIPSSERLSADSLLNAGVSPGRSANKIPIAASGLQTTPQGSSRTSARRSLVVRRSLVGLRHSMTQEAVRRASRRSFLKKKAKLGNSTCSSSVSEDICMDVETEEMENKDEQVDAPQMGTEPATESKPEPEMVQTEEPEPEKTEEMEPEVKDKLPEEIAESPSTTENCRFTRSMARNSETDGSGGSKSKGDGRPTRSGTKRHAAQEISTPKKKQSPPKKCLTSIAPHMRSFVHTVQKNQMLMMTPGSLGRSTIMKSFIKQSATKTDTKERERQKWDALNKKIEQENERKKKVEEERRKKQEEIKRKRDERLKRVVEARVKSEKEKEQEKKKKIEEKMAQLEKKNDMLRVERLAEEKAKKKVASKRQEELELRKKQEEAARQKKLQQVEEEERRHQEMLAKRKAEEEREKARKLAEATRALELKKEQEREKEKERERERERERERERERQAAAEKERLEREKAIALQKELERAAREKEKREMEEKRKMEERRKAEEEREAQQKRAAAAASAPAPPIITAQNSVLNPPFGKGAAHSKTIDHGPGLNVTVDIENSVLNTPVGKGAAHNKTIDHGPGLNVTVDIEQSPQSYQITPKGQKASVLANPEDYGMDQNSDDSTDDESAPRKPIPSWAEGMQLQQAIMKQYYNPLDLDSYFGEPEPPKLEEIFRRTKPRFFKRTSSAVWHSPPRLGNLGN, from the exons ATGAGTTCCTTGCCGGAGACCACGCGCTCCCTCATGGAGATTTTTAATGGGAAACTGCAGGATTTTACCAATGAAATTGACAATGTCCACATGGTGTGGCTGGAGGAGATCCAGCAGGAAGCTTATCGCATGTTTTCCAG TGACTTCAGCACCGAGCCAGAACTCATGCCAAAGACTCCGTCACAGAAAAAGACAAACCGCAGGAAGCGAGTGTCGATGGAGCTCAATGAGTCTCGCAGCAAAAGACG TTTCTCCAAGGGGAAGCGCAGCAACCTGCGTCGTTCCTCGGTCCAGATGACCCTGAACTCCATCTCTGAACTCATTACGCATGTGTCGACCGACAGCTCCGAGAGCCTGATGGAGGAACCTTCTCGCCGCACGCGTCGCAACAAAACCACTGCCACGGCTGAAACCGAACCTGTCAAGCGCAGCACCCGTAACAAAGGTGGCGCCAAAGCTAAGGAGGCGGAAGAAGTGGCAGAGAGCATTCCAGATGTGAATGAAGCCATTGAGGTGCAGGATTCAGGCTCCAAGCAGAATCAGATCCTGGTGTCTGAAGCCATGGTGAAGATTCCCTCCTCGGAGCGGCTGAGTGCAGATTCGCTGCTGAATGCTGGTGTGTCTCCGGGCCGATCCGCTAATAAAATCCCCATCGCTGCATCTGGGTTGCAGACGACACCTCAGGGTTCATCTCGGACGTCAGCTCGGCGCTCGCTGGTGGTACGCCGTTCTCTGGTGGGCCTCAGACATAGCATGACCCAGGAAGCTGTTCGCAGGGCATCCCGGCGCTCTTTCCTGAAGAAGAAAGCCAAACTGGGAAACTCGACCTGCAGCAGCTCCGTCAGCG AGGACATCTGTATGGATGTTGAAACTGAGGAAATGGAGAACAAAGATGAACA GGTTGATGCACCGCAAATGGGCACTGAACCAGCTACTGAATCCAAACCTGAACCAGAAATGGTTCAAACTGAG GAACCTGAACCTGAGAAGACTGAAGAAATGGAACCTGAGGTAAAAGACAAACTTCCAGAAGAGATTGCTGAATCTCCTAGCACCACTGAGAACTGTCGCTTCACACGATCCATGGCCCGTAATTCAGAAACAG ATGGCAGTGGAGGGTCAAAATCCAAAGGAGATGGCCG GCCTACGCGTTCAGGCACGAAGCGTCATGCGGCTCAGGAAATAAGCACACCCAAGAAGAAACAGTCTCCTCCAAAGAAGTGCCTCACG AGTATCGCTCCACACATGCGCTCGTTCGTGCACACGGTGCAGAAGAACCAGATGCTGATGATGACGCCTGGGTCTCTGGGCCGCAGCACCATCATGAAATCCTTCATCAAACAATCTGCCACCAAAACTGACACCAAG GAGCGAGAACGGCAGAAGTGGGACGCCTTGAACAAGAAAATAGAACAAGAGAATGAGCGAAAGAAAAAGGTTGAGGAGGAGAGACGAAAGAAACAGGAAGAAATTAAAAG GAAGCGGGATGAGCGTTTGAAACGGGTTGTTGAGGCTCGAGTAAAAAGTGAAAAGGAGAAGGAgcaggaaaagaaaaagaagattgAAGAAAAGATGGCACAGCTGGAGAAGAAAAATGACATG ctgcGTGTTGAGCGGTTGGCTGAGGAGAAAGCCAAGAAGAAGGTGGCCAGTAAACGACAGGAAGAGCTGGAGCTCCGCAAGAAACAGGAAGAGGCAGCCAGACAAAAGAAACTTCAGCAAGTT GAGGAAGAGGAGCGGCGACACCAGGAGATGCTGGCCAAACGCAAGGCTGAAGAGGAACGAGAGAAGGCCCGCAAACTGGCCGAGGCCACACGTGCTCTGGAGCTGAAGAAGGAACAAGAGCGGGAGAAAGAGAAGGAGCGCGAACGAGAGCGGGAAAGAGAACGCGAGCGGGAGCGAGAAAGACAGGCTGCAGCTGAGAA AGAAAGACTAGAGAGAGAGAAGGCTATCGCTCTTCAGAAGGAACTGGAGAGAGCagccagagagaaagagaagagggAGATGGAGGAGAAGAGGAAGATG GAAGAGCGCCGGAAGGCTGAAGAGGAGAGGGAAGCCCAACAGAAACGTGCTGCAGCTGCAGCCTCTGCCCCGGCGCCCCCTATAATTACAGCACAG AACTCTGTTCTAAATCCTCCATTTGGGAAAGGAGCTGCTCACAGTAAGACCATAGATCACGGACCTGGACTCAACGTGACCGTGGATATTGAG AACTCTGTTCTAAATACTCCAGTTGGGAAAGGAGCTGCTCACAATAAGACCATAGATCACGGACCTGGACTCAACGTGACCGTGGACATTGAG CAATCTCCACAGTCATACCAGATCACCCCAAAGGGCCAGAAAGCGTCTGTTTTAGCGAATCCTGAAGATTATGGCATGGACCAGAACAGCGACGACTCAACAGATGATGAATCTGCACCCAGAAAACCCATCCCATCCTGGGCTGAGG GTATGCAGTTGCAGCAAGCTATTATGAAGCAATATTACAATCCACTGGATCTCGATTCATATTTCGGAGAGCCTGAACCACCCAAACTGGAGGAGATCTTCAGGCGGACCAAACCTCGCTTCTTTAAACGCACTAGCTCTGCCGTCTGGCATTCTCCA